In Geminocystis sp. NIES-3709, a single genomic region encodes these proteins:
- a CDS encoding minor capsid protein — MAVKDWLGITEKTLDAVDGLTDEQMDRVKKSLDRSFAQVSREMVKLYGSLDGADPDYIKVQLSKLNQLKIARQLLSPKEQKKFEQEMKDLLQLQSANGVKYADLMKEALSNPPELVQQFGNIDIGASAIAQDARQRLKKHSEDAAQKIMDAVSDNLLRGGSVDNLRKSIQGALGTTKGRAENIARTETITAFNQGARKRYEGYGAEYLQIIALVDQRTTPWCRYRHLRIIKITDSVPAYHWRCRSTVAPVDPDWIDEDDLKWMQGEMARAKDTGLNISGKAPFDDKKPNFIVPSTFKKQKVLGTSSTQAIPIEPAKNIPIKPELSESDSQDFPKDPTNLTVIRQLGGSTGAELVEDTSTGKRYVRKTGASQGHIEEEFYADQVYEALGVPVPKTRLYDKGIKLSEFIEGKPLSSFSGDELKAIHKKIQEHFAIDAILGNWDVIGVSADNIIVDNNGIPYRVDNGGALRYRAMGELKEDQWNRYPTELFTMRDANRKTGKVYGDIQITEVFSQIEHIKNNKNVFDSLPSVLRTTLVERTNEASRLGSIAKTLKADQYKNDYIDSFVKHSLGLKANGIIDKLPSSLIYTSENEIYDENRKLFDGLRDKGDDSIMGKLESYVNTIGDYSAIDDWQRTQASHSWSDGTVPLKWLMAKSRTVPQSDYYWSSYSDPKTVYDNHVSKYKNYDESMIAFQAYTYELLQNIDMPNNNRKDGTFTIYRTESDGTMERNNLDVGDKQKVIVRGAAESGSAFMPVEAVAGANLTIQKVPHHRILGTYLHSSNKNGGRMFAGNEENEFVFLPEGIPFDYVTGDVYEYENYAVKPSP, encoded by the coding sequence ATGGCTGTTAAGGATTGGTTGGGGATTACAGAAAAGACTCTTGATGCTGTGGACGGTTTGACTGATGAGCAGATGGACAGGGTGAAGAAATCGCTCGATCGTTCTTTTGCTCAGGTTAGTCGTGAGATGGTGAAGCTGTACGGTTCTCTTGATGGTGCTGACCCTGATTATATTAAGGTGCAATTATCAAAATTAAATCAGTTAAAAATTGCCCGTCAGTTATTGTCTCCCAAAGAACAGAAAAAGTTTGAACAGGAGATGAAAGACTTATTACAGCTTCAGTCTGCTAATGGGGTAAAGTATGCTGATTTGATGAAAGAGGCTCTTAGTAATCCTCCTGAATTGGTACAACAATTTGGAAATATTGATATTGGTGCTAGTGCGATCGCCCAAGATGCTAGACAAAGATTAAAGAAGCATAGTGAAGATGCGGCGCAAAAGATTATGGATGCGGTGAGTGATAATCTTTTACGGGGTGGATCGGTTGATAATTTGCGAAAAAGTATTCAGGGTGCTTTGGGTACGACTAAAGGAAGGGCGGAAAATATCGCTCGTACCGAAACTATTACTGCTTTTAATCAAGGTGCTAGAAAACGGTACGAAGGCTATGGTGCTGAGTATTTACAAATCATTGCATTGGTGGATCAACGAACGACTCCTTGGTGTAGGTATCGTCACTTGAGGATTATTAAAATTACTGATTCTGTACCTGCCTATCATTGGCGGTGTCGTAGTACCGTTGCTCCTGTCGATCCTGATTGGATCGATGAGGATGATTTGAAGTGGATGCAAGGGGAAATGGCACGGGCTAAGGATACAGGGTTAAATATTAGTGGTAAAGCTCCTTTTGATGATAAAAAGCCTAATTTCATTGTACCTAGTACTTTTAAGAAGCAAAAAGTACTAGGTACATCTTCAACACAAGCAATACCGATAGAACCTGCAAAAAACATACCTATTAAACCTGAATTATCTGAGTCTGATTCTCAAGATTTCCCTAAAGATCCAACAAATTTAACTGTTATCCGACAATTAGGGGGAAGTACTGGAGCTGAGTTAGTGGAAGACACTTCGACTGGCAAACGATATGTCAGAAAAACTGGAGCTAGTCAAGGGCATATTGAGGAGGAGTTTTACGCCGATCAGGTATATGAGGCTTTAGGAGTTCCTGTTCCCAAAACTCGTTTATATGATAAGGGGATTAAGTTGTCAGAATTTATTGAGGGGAAACCTTTATCTAGCTTTAGTGGAGATGAATTAAAAGCTATTCACAAAAAAATACAAGAGCATTTTGCTATTGATGCTATTTTAGGAAATTGGGACGTAATAGGAGTTAGTGCTGACAATATTATTGTTGATAATAATGGTATTCCTTATCGTGTTGATAATGGGGGAGCATTACGGTATCGGGCAATGGGTGAATTAAAAGAAGATCAATGGAATCGTTACCCGACTGAACTATTTACAATGAGAGATGCTAATCGTAAAACTGGAAAGGTTTATGGAGATATACAAATAACTGAAGTTTTTTCTCAGATTGAGCACATCAAAAATAATAAGAATGTTTTTGATTCACTTCCATCAGTATTAAGAACAACTCTTGTAGAAAGAACAAACGAAGCTAGTAGATTAGGTTCTATAGCAAAAACATTAAAAGCAGATCAATATAAAAATGATTACATAGATTCTTTTGTGAAACATAGCTTAGGACTAAAAGCTAATGGGATTATAGATAAATTACCTTCCTCACTAATATATACTTCCGAAAATGAAATTTATGACGAAAATAGAAAATTATTTGATGGATTGCGAGATAAAGGGGATGATTCTATTATGGGAAAACTAGAATCTTATGTGAATACAATCGGAGATTACAGTGCTATTGATGACTGGCAACGAACACAAGCAAGTCATTCATGGTCGGATGGGACTGTTCCATTGAAATGGTTGATGGCGAAATCTCGAACAGTGCCTCAAAGTGATTATTATTGGAGTTCTTATTCTGATCCAAAGACTGTTTACGATAACCATGTATCAAAATATAAAAATTATGACGAGAGCATGATTGCTTTTCAGGCTTATACTTACGAGTTATTACAAAATATAGATATGCCTAACAACAACAGAAAAGATGGAACTTTTACTATTTATCGAACAGAATCAGACGGTACAATGGAAAGAAATAATCTCGATGTTGGAGATAAACAAAAAGTAATTGTTAGGGGGGCAGCAGAATCTGGGAGTGCTTTTATGCCTGTTGAAGCTGTCGCAGGAGCTAATTTAACAATCCAAAAAGTGCCACACCATAGAATTTTAGGAACTTATTTACATAGTAGCAATAAAAATGGCGGAAGAATGTTCGCGGGGAATGAGGAGAATGAATTTGTATTTCTCCCCGAAGGAATTCCATTTGATTACGTTACGGGGGATGTTTATGAGTATGAAAACTATGCCGTGAAGCCTTCTCCATAA
- a CDS encoding phage tail protein, whose protein sequence is MVTISESATWTPVTRVETTTVALGGDEINSPNLQFKQLVDRTKWLKDAIEGGGEPVVVVPAGAIQLFAGSSAPDGFLLCQGQDLAIADYADLFAVLGTTYGSGSPGITFRVPDLRTRVPVGVGTGFDLATTGGSATHTLTTDEMPSHGHTGVEHTHTITDPQHKHIGFEDQFFNAIDYVVTEFNSGSSGDGGETTGTAADAYGTNEASTGITINGTTAGVNNTGGGVAHNNMQPYIVLNYIIKT, encoded by the coding sequence ATGGTAACTATTTCTGAAAGTGCAACTTGGACTCCTGTAACGAGAGTCGAGACAACAACGGTAGCTTTAGGGGGGGATGAGATTAACTCTCCGAATCTTCAATTTAAGCAATTAGTCGATCGAACAAAATGGCTCAAAGATGCGATCGAAGGAGGGGGAGAGCCTGTTGTAGTTGTTCCTGCTGGTGCTATTCAATTATTTGCAGGAAGTTCAGCTCCTGATGGATTTTTATTGTGTCAAGGTCAGGATTTAGCAATAGCAGACTATGCAGATTTGTTCGCAGTTCTAGGAACTACTTATGGATCGGGTTCACCGGGGATAACTTTTAGAGTACCTGATTTGCGAACACGAGTACCTGTAGGAGTAGGAACAGGTTTTGATTTAGCTACAACAGGTGGATCGGCTACCCATACTCTGACTACGGATGAGATGCCTAGTCACGGTCACACGGGCGTTGAGCATACTCACACCATCACTGATCCACAACACAAACACATTGGGTTTGAGGATCAATTTTTTAATGCCATTGATTATGTCGTTACGGAATTTAATAGTGGGTCTTCTGGGGATGGTGGGGAAACTACGGGTACAGCAGCCGATGCTTACGGAACCAATGAGGCTAGTACTGGAATTACTATTAATGGCACGACGGCTGGTGTCAACAATACGGGTGGTGGCGTGGCACACAATAATATGCAACCTTACATTGTTCTGAATTACATTATTAAAACTTAA
- a CDS encoding phage tail protein: protein MTCPIDPTPLQPPLRNEEFETLFHLLKLATICQDMIRLLVYQIDTVDSSVLIHLAEQFDVLGYKGWALADTEEKQRNLIKSAVSLHKKAGTPSAIKEALEAVGIEVNTIVENPCLLYDGFFYNGSEYYNRRRWDRFIVDLAEPVDPEKIDLINGLIEAWKNARSNRFFPLFPLQYNGSFSYDGLEIYDGKFDELIDISNYQQCIANGEPDPDPPECIPQLQLRNELQLTNELQLLDFFCD from the coding sequence ATGACCTGTCCTATTGATCCAACTCCGTTGCAACCACCCTTAAGAAACGAGGAATTTGAGACTTTATTTCACTTGCTTAAATTGGCTACTATTTGCCAAGATATGATCCGATTATTGGTTTACCAAATCGATACTGTGGATAGTTCCGTCTTAATCCATTTAGCCGAACAATTCGACGTATTAGGCTATAAGGGATGGGCTTTAGCTGATACTGAGGAAAAACAACGAAATTTGATTAAATCTGCTGTTTCCTTGCACAAAAAAGCGGGTACACCTTCTGCTATTAAAGAGGCTTTGGAAGCTGTGGGAATTGAAGTAAATACGATCGTTGAAAATCCCTGTTTACTTTACGATGGCTTTTTTTACAACGGTTCAGAATATTACAATAGAAGAAGATGGGATCGATTTATTGTTGATTTGGCTGAACCCGTTGACCCTGAAAAAATAGATTTAATAAATGGGTTAATTGAAGCGTGGAAAAATGCCCGTTCTAACCGATTTTTCCCTTTATTTCCACTGCAATATAATGGCTCTTTTTCCTATGACGGACTGGAAATTTATGATGGAAAATTTGACGAATTGATAGATATTAGTAATTATCAACAATGTATTGCTAATGGAGAACCTGATCCTGATCCGCCTGAATGTATCCCTCAATTACAGTTAAGAAATGAATTACAATTAACTAATGAATTACAATTATTGGATTTTTTCTGTGATTAA
- a CDS encoding baseplate J/gp47 family protein produces MTNFPRPIFAVPDALSAETELKAKYTELTGKELFPAQPESLLTNWAAYLKTVTDSLIQYTGEQCLVNFANGVNLDRLGDFWETPRLEPQSAIVTLEFSLGGARFVDTIVPEGTRVRTQDRLFLFATTENLVIPTGQVSGTVQAECTVTGEEANGYAIGQISEFFDLVSDIESVTNTSISNSGSGVESDDRYRKRLLIAPNKLNTAGSRDAYKFWVLSSDPSISDVGVASPSDIVRLEREEELALELGELLRTNLEPFGVDIDLFTAENIAPFFRQYIKLPRFFVDVYLLTNTGLPSEELIEKVQTFLDDEEIRPLTDTVKVLSAIEVEQNLAIGITININANSGELTTQLNTLLEEYVEFVQSRLGIDIVPSQIISRLQVPGVYQVEVYEPEEAIKINFNERALITDFDINIVGVSEE; encoded by the coding sequence ATGACAAATTTTCCTAGACCAATTTTTGCCGTGCCTGATGCTCTCAGTGCTGAAACGGAATTAAAAGCTAAATACACTGAGTTGACGGGCAAGGAATTATTCCCCGCTCAACCTGAAAGTTTATTGACTAATTGGGCCGCTTATTTAAAAACTGTGACCGATTCTCTCATTCAATATACGGGTGAACAGTGTTTGGTAAATTTTGCTAATGGGGTGAATCTTGATCGATTAGGGGATTTTTGGGAGACACCACGATTAGAGCCACAAAGTGCGATCGTGACTTTAGAATTTAGTTTGGGTGGTGCTAGATTTGTGGATACGATCGTTCCAGAAGGTACAAGAGTTAGGACTCAGGATCGGTTATTCCTATTCGCAACAACGGAAAATTTAGTTATTCCCACTGGACAAGTTTCAGGAACAGTTCAGGCAGAATGTACAGTAACAGGAGAAGAAGCGAACGGTTATGCCATTGGTCAAATTAGTGAGTTTTTCGATTTAGTTTCTGATATTGAATCGGTCACGAATACCAGTATTTCTAATTCTGGTAGTGGGGTAGAAAGTGACGATCGATATAGAAAGAGATTATTAATTGCTCCCAATAAACTCAATACGGCTGGTAGTAGAGATGCTTATAAATTTTGGGTTTTATCTTCTGATCCTAGTATTTCAGATGTGGGAGTTGCTTCTCCTAGTGACATTGTGCGACTTGAAAGAGAGGAAGAATTAGCTTTAGAATTAGGAGAATTATTGCGAACAAATTTAGAACCTTTTGGGGTAGATATTGATTTATTTACTGCTGAAAATATTGCTCCATTTTTTAGGCAATATATTAAACTACCTCGCTTTTTTGTGGATGTTTATTTACTAACAAATACGGGTTTACCTTCAGAGGAATTAATAGAAAAAGTACAAACTTTTTTAGATGATGAGGAAATTAGACCGTTAACAGATACGGTTAAAGTACTATCTGCTATTGAGGTTGAACAAAATTTAGCGATAGGAATTACTATAAATATTAATGCTAATTCAGGAGAATTAACTACTCAATTAAATACTTTATTAGAGGAATATGTTGAGTTTGTTCAATCACGATTAGGAATAGATATTGTCCCTAGTCAAATCATCTCTCGATTGCAAGTTCCGGGGGTGTACCAAGTAGAGGTTTATGAACCTGAAGAAGCGATAAAAATTAATTTTAATGAACGGGCTTTAATTACTGATTTTGATATTAATATTGTGGGAGTTAGTGAAGAATAA
- a CDS encoding GPW/gp25 family protein, whose product MVVSVDKIQSLNWSPKLGEFGSIVENFEDIQQCIKIILTTPQGSDPHRPTFASNIHNYIDYPQTAVKQFLIKEVYESLLTWEPRIEIDGVNIRFNQSELGTIEIEVKWRVKQSVLEQITVVII is encoded by the coding sequence ATGGTTGTTTCGGTTGATAAAATTCAGTCTCTTAATTGGTCGCCAAAATTGGGAGAGTTCGGATCAATTGTTGAAAACTTTGAGGATATTCAGCAGTGTATAAAAATAATTTTAACTACTCCTCAAGGTAGTGATCCTCACCGTCCTACATTTGCCAGTAATATTCACAATTATATTGATTATCCTCAGACGGCTGTCAAACAATTTTTAATTAAGGAAGTATATGAGTCCCTGTTGACTTGGGAACCGAGGATCGAAATTGATGGGGTAAATATTCGGTTCAATCAATCGGAATTGGGAACGATCGAGATTGAAGTAAAGTGGCGTGTGAAACAATCTGTACTAGAACAAATAACGGTGGTGATTATATGA
- a CDS encoding PAAR domain-containing protein, protein MLKIARIGDAISHGGEIIESSPDCFANDRKIARLGDAVICSLHGTQSIVTASSNLYCNGISAARIGDQISCGATIVESSEDVFN, encoded by the coding sequence ATGCTGAAAATTGCTCGAATTGGGGATGCTATAAGTCACGGAGGAGAAATAATAGAAAGTTCTCCTGATTGTTTTGCCAACGATCGCAAAATTGCCCGATTAGGAGACGCTGTAATTTGCTCCCTTCACGGCACTCAGTCAATCGTAACCGCTTCATCTAATCTATACTGCAACGGCATTTCCGCTGCTAGAATTGGCGATCAAATTAGCTGTGGAGCAACTATTGTCGAAAGCTCAGAGGACGTTTTTAACTAA
- a CDS encoding peptidoglycan-binding domain-containing protein: protein MSVLNQIKTPIHISKLNFAQAKELQILLNKYGYNLKVDGDPGEKTTEALNKFKDSVWLGEHDWLGVTTIEALKEERNTIKQDNDHDFSTKEGTANAIISECKKQGLNLKNQIAYVLATAQWETANTFKPVKEAYWLSEDWRRKNLRYFPFYGRGFVQITWMANYQKYSRILGIDLVNFPDKVLEPNISLFILVHGCKNGVFTGMSIEDYINNNVVDFHNARRVINGIDKAQEIANIAREWARKI, encoded by the coding sequence ATGTCTGTTTTAAATCAAATAAAAACACCAATTCATATTTCTAAATTAAATTTTGCACAGGCGAAAGAGTTGCAAATTTTACTTAATAAATATGGGTATAATTTAAAGGTTGATGGCGACCCTGGAGAAAAAACTACCGAAGCCTTAAATAAGTTTAAAGATAGCGTATGGTTAGGTGAGCATGATTGGTTGGGAGTAACAACTATTGAAGCTCTCAAGGAAGAAAGAAACACTATTAAACAAGACAATGATCATGATTTTTCGACTAAGGAAGGCACGGCTAACGCAATTATTAGTGAGTGCAAAAAACAAGGATTAAATTTAAAAAATCAAATCGCCTATGTCCTTGCGACCGCTCAATGGGAAACAGCAAATACGTTTAAACCAGTGAAAGAAGCCTACTGGTTAAGTGAAGATTGGAGACGTAAAAATTTACGCTATTTTCCTTTTTATGGTAGGGGATTTGTACAAATTACATGGATGGCAAATTATCAAAAATACTCTCGAATTTTGGGAATAGATTTAGTAAATTTTCCTGATAAAGTTTTAGAACCAAATATCTCTTTATTTATTTTGGTTCATGGATGTAAAAATGGTGTTTTTACGGGAATGAGTATTGAAGATTATATTAATAATAATGTAGTAGATTTCCATAATGCCCGTCGGGTAATTAATGGGATTGATAAAGCTCAAGAAATTGCGAATATTGCTCGTGAATGGGCAAGAAAAATTTAG